Proteins from a genomic interval of Hippocampus zosterae strain Florida chromosome 14, ASM2543408v3, whole genome shotgun sequence:
- the wdr32 gene encoding DDB1- and CUL4-associated factor 10, with the protein MSSEDADEPRDRPGSNSSRSSSSSSSSGGGGGDDSDKEPDMDGSDHDGDLPRSCPHSPPATSATSEERQEPAAAPRPAGGGGSGGSGCDTGRPTSLFSWIQNRSIRRGVFVDPVRDNFRTMTSLYSSMNPAADSVNLSTKTHGAVFNLEYSPDGSVLTVACEQTEVLLFDPISSRHIKTLTEAHEDCVNNIRFLDNRLFATCSDDTTIALWDLRKLNSKVCSLHGHASWVKNIEYDTNTRLLVTSGFDGNVITWDTNRFTEDGCPHKKFFHTRYLMRMRLTPDCSKMLISTSSGYLLILHDLDLTQSLEVGSYRMLRARRTPLTSDGGALASRSAGPRHGNDSAKLHPHREGLSPRNSLEVLTPEIPGERDRGSCITSLQLHPKGWAALIRCSSNMDDREWTCVYEFQEGAPSRPLVSPRCSLRLTHYIEEANVGRGYIKELCFSPDGRLICSPYGYGVRLLAFDESCGELADCVPVQTGCLREVRAIYSHGDVVLTTKFSPTHCQLASGCLSGRVALYQPKF; encoded by the exons ATGAGCTCGGAAGACGCCGACGAGCCGCGGGACAGGCCCGGCAGCAACAGCAGccgtagcagcagcagcagcagcagcagtggtgGCGGTGGCGGCGACGACTCCGACAAAGAACCCGACATGGACGGCTCGGACCACGACGGAGACCTTCCCCGGAGCTGCCCTCATTCCCCGCCCGCAACGAGCGCGACTTCGGAAGAGCGTCAAGAACCAGCCGCCGCGCCTCGACCGGCAGGTGGCGGCGGCAGCGGAGGTTCGGGCTGCGACACCGGTCGGCCCACAAGTCTGTTCTCCTGGATTCAGAACAGGTCCATCAGGCGGGGCGTGTTTGTGGACCCCGTGCGGGACAATTTTAGGACCATGACTAGCTTGTACAGTTCCATGAACCCGGCGGCCGACTCCGTCAACCTGAGCACCAAGACTCACGGTGCCGTATTCAACCTGGAGTACTCCCCAGACGG CTCTGTCCTGACGGTGGCCTGCGAGCAGACCGAGGTCCTCCTCTTTGATCCCATATCATCCCGACACATCAAGACTTTGACGGAGGCCCACGAGGACTGCGTCAACAACATCAG GTTCCTGGACAACCGATTGTTCGCCACCTGTTCGGACGACACCACCATCGCGCTGTGGGACCTGCGCAAGCTCAACTCCAAGGTGTGCTCGCTGCACGGCCACGCCAGCTGGGTGAAGAACATCGAGTACGACACCAACACGCGCCTGCTGGTCACCTCGGGCTTCGACGGCAACGTCATCACGTGGGACACCAACAG ATTCACGGAGGACGGCTGCCCGCACAAGAAGTTCTTCCACACGCGCTACCTGATGCGCATGCGCCTGACGCCCGACTGCTCCAAGATGCTGATCTCCACGTCGTCGGGCTACCTGCTGATCCTGCACGACCTGGACCTCACGCAGTCGCTGGAGGTGGGCAGCTACCGCATGCTGCGAGCCCGGCGGACCCCTCTGACTTCAG ACGGAGGCGCGCTGGCGTCCCGCTCGGCTGGACCTCGCCACGGAAATGACTCGGCAAAGTTGCACCCTCACAGAGAAG GCCTTTCTCCCAGGAACAGCCTGGAGGTTCTGACCCCGGAGATCCCGGGCGAGCGGGACCGGGGGAGCTGCATCACCTCCTTGCAGCTGCACCCCAAAGGCTGGGCCGCGCTCATACGCTGCTCCAGCAACATGGACGACCGCGAG TGGACGTGCGTGTACGAGTTCCAGGAGGGGGCGCCCAGCCGGCCGCTGGTGTCGCCGCGCTGCTCCCTGCGCCTGACGCACTACATCGAGGAGGCCAACGTGGGCCGAGGCTACATCAAGGAGCTGTGCTTCAGCCCCGACGGCCGCCTCATCTGCTCGCCGTACGGCTACGGCGTGCGTCTGCTGGCCTTCGACGAAAGCTGCGGCGAGCTGGCCGACTGCGTGCCGGTGCAGACGGGCTGCCTGCGCGAGGTGCGCGCCATCTACTCGCACGGCGACGTGGTGCTCACCACCAAGTTCTCGCCCACCCACTGCCAGCTGGCCTCGGGCTGCCTCAGCGGACGGGTGGCGCTCTACCAGCCCAAGTTCTAG